A region from the Triticum aestivum cultivar Chinese Spring chromosome 3D, IWGSC CS RefSeq v2.1, whole genome shotgun sequence genome encodes:
- the LOC123079640 gene encoding selT-like protein isoform X1 — protein sequence MDRVQLVLLGLPILLFCSDVVTLFAPQPPAAPKPHRHPQAASGAFQPGDSSPDAADSAQLTEAQVDGPGSGTTVELKFCASCSYKGNAMTMKRMLDTSFPGIHVVLENYPPPFPKRALGKMVPFVQVGAIATLMAGDQIFPRFGMVPPPWYYSLRANRFGTMASVWMFGNFAQSLLQSSGAFEVYCNGQLVFSKLSEQRFPSEFELRELIGNRLSDSQIGKNLEKDLVLDDDVESTHDHLSVST from the exons ATGGACCGCGTGCAGCTCGTGCTCCTGGGCCTCCCCATCCTCCTCTTCTGCTCCGACGTCGTCACGCTCTTCGCGCCGCAGCCGCCGGCGGCCCCCAAGCCCCACCGCCATCCCCAGGCGGCCTCCGGCGCCTTCCAGCCTGGCGACTCCTCCCCCGACGCCGCCGATTCCGCGCAGTTGACG GAGGCGCAGGTGGATGGACCAGGCTCCGGCACCACCGTCGAGCTGAAGTTCTGCGCATCCTGCTCCTACAA GGGAAATGCGATGACCATGAAGCGCATGCTGGATACCTCATTTCCTGGGATTCATGTCGTCTTGGAAAACTACCCTCCACCCTTCCCAAAACGCGCCCTCGGCAAAATGGTGCCTTTTGTTCAAGTTGGAGCGATAGCAACATTAATGGCTGGTGATCAGATTTTCCCTAGATTTGGAATGGTACCACCTCCGTGGTACTATTCACTGCGTGCTAATAGGTTTGGAACCATGGCATCAGTGTGGATGTTTGGCAATTTTGCTCAGTCTCTTCTACAAAGTTCTGGCGCCTTTGAAGTTTACTGCAATGGACAACTG GTCTTCTCAAAATTATCTGAGCAGAGGTTTCCTAGTGAGTTCGAGCTACGGGAGCTCATTGGCAACAGATTGTCAGATTCTCAAATTGGGAAAAATCTGGAAAAAGATCTTGTATTAGACGATGATGTCGAGAGCACCCACGACCATTTATCTGTATCCACATAG
- the LOC123079640 gene encoding selT-like protein isoform X2, translating to MDRVQLVLLGLPILLFCSDVVTLFAPQPPAAPKPHRHPQAASGAFQPGDSSPDAADSAQLTVDGPGSGTTVELKFCASCSYKGNAMTMKRMLDTSFPGIHVVLENYPPPFPKRALGKMVPFVQVGAIATLMAGDQIFPRFGMVPPPWYYSLRANRFGTMASVWMFGNFAQSLLQSSGAFEVYCNGQLVFSKLSEQRFPSEFELRELIGNRLSDSQIGKNLEKDLVLDDDVESTHDHLSVST from the exons ATGGACCGCGTGCAGCTCGTGCTCCTGGGCCTCCCCATCCTCCTCTTCTGCTCCGACGTCGTCACGCTCTTCGCGCCGCAGCCGCCGGCGGCCCCCAAGCCCCACCGCCATCCCCAGGCGGCCTCCGGCGCCTTCCAGCCTGGCGACTCCTCCCCCGACGCCGCCGATTCCGCGCAGTTGACG GTGGATGGACCAGGCTCCGGCACCACCGTCGAGCTGAAGTTCTGCGCATCCTGCTCCTACAA GGGAAATGCGATGACCATGAAGCGCATGCTGGATACCTCATTTCCTGGGATTCATGTCGTCTTGGAAAACTACCCTCCACCCTTCCCAAAACGCGCCCTCGGCAAAATGGTGCCTTTTGTTCAAGTTGGAGCGATAGCAACATTAATGGCTGGTGATCAGATTTTCCCTAGATTTGGAATGGTACCACCTCCGTGGTACTATTCACTGCGTGCTAATAGGTTTGGAACCATGGCATCAGTGTGGATGTTTGGCAATTTTGCTCAGTCTCTTCTACAAAGTTCTGGCGCCTTTGAAGTTTACTGCAATGGACAACTG GTCTTCTCAAAATTATCTGAGCAGAGGTTTCCTAGTGAGTTCGAGCTACGGGAGCTCATTGGCAACAGATTGTCAGATTCTCAAATTGGGAAAAATCTGGAAAAAGATCTTGTATTAGACGATGATGTCGAGAGCACCCACGACCATTTATCTGTATCCACATAG